Sequence from the Cucumis sativus cultivar 9930 chromosome 1, Cucumber_9930_V3, whole genome shotgun sequence genome:
TTGTGATTTTCGATCAATCACTTGGTaatactttttctaaaaagttggTTTTGATTAATTTCTTGAATTGTTGTTGATAGACTCtcatggcaaaaaaaaaagttattatatatgttaattttgtgaatctaattatatttgcaattgttttttattgtacATAGTATCCATTTaataactataataattataaaaaataaaatatatgaaaatctTGGAAAATTCTATTCTACCACAGCTATGAAAAGCTTACAACCTTTAGGTTTGTTTCTAGCGAAATTAGGATACAACTAAAAGTAGACAATGAATTGTAAGAAGAAATCATGTATCAAttgtttgaagaaattatattACTCTTTCTAGCCATTGTAATAACTTAATGGATAatatattgattattattaattataaagttCAATAGTTTGATCTTTTATGTTACAAGtgataaactaaaaaaatttactatcATTTAGGATTTAGCATAGAAACACAGTTTATGAAGACTTTCAAAAGATCatagaaaacatatatatatatatagtcatatatatagatgaacaaaatttaaaaactagaaTAGTATTTTATCACAAAAGTATTTATTATACATGGAATATATATCATCAACTTGaacttgaatatttgaaaaagggaaaccaataatatatatgtgataaATACATAGGAAATGATGAGATATTAAAGATTACAAACAAATTTTGtgtatcttaattaattaattgcatGGTGATGGGCAAAAGGTGGCTTAGGGTTGAGAACCATTGGTTTTAGCTTTAGTTTGATCATTTTTGTAATCATCAGctccattattattactattactgTTTCCCATCCCAAATCCAATTCCCATACCAAAACCCATTCCAAATCCCATCCCCATTCCTTCTCCTCCCTTACCACCGCCCCCAAAGTTATTTGTATTCCCTCCTCCGACGCCGAATCCACTGCCCTCCCCTTTACCATATCCTCCATTTGAACTACTTATTCCACCCCCTCCGCCACTGCCCCCACCACCGCCACCCGCACCGTTTCCTACTCCGCCCCCAAAACCACTACCATCACCCTTACTACTTCCTCCGTTTGTACTCGATCTCCCTCCTCCTCCACCCCCGCCACCACCGCTGCTTCCGCTACCTATGCCACCTCCAAAACCACTGCCATAGCCATTTCCTCCATTTGTTCCTCCTCCTCCACTACCGCCGCCGCCACCTCCTCCTCCAGCTCCAGCTCCTCCACCTCCCCCAAATCCACTTCCATGTCCATACGCCTCCCCTCCCCAAACAGAATTGCCACCCCCACCGCCGCCACCGCCACCTCCTCCACCACCGCCTCCTCCGCCTAATCCAAACCCTGCACCGAATCCCATTCCTTGGCCAAAACCATTTCCACCGTTACCACTACCACTACCACTACCACCACCGCCACCACCTCCTCCTGCTGCGCCTCCACCAGTCACCCCGCCGCCTCCAGCTCCATATCCACTACCATGACCATATCCTTCTCCAGACCCACCTCCCccaccgccgccgccgccTCCACCTCCACCATTACCACCTACACCAAACCCAGCTCCATAACCTTCACCATGGCCAAACCCAACCCCATCTCCGGAATTGCCTCCGCCACTACCGCTccctccaccaccaccacctccaGAACCGGGCTTGTCAGCTGGCCATCCAAAGAAGGTTCCACATCCCCTCCAATACCGGCAAGAATCTTCATTGTCAAATCCCCAGCCATAGCCAAAACTAAGTTGGGTTAAAACAAGAagtataaaacaaagaaatttgaaagaagattGAGGcatcattaataataataattagaagaGGGGTTTTTGCATGGGTTTCGCTGGTTGTTTGTGAGCTTATAAAGAAGAGGAACTGCAGCCTATAAGCATCTTTCTGTTTCCCTGTACTGTCCTTAATTTGTCTTACACACAGTACTAAATtactatattaatattattggtCTTCTACctaccttcttcttcctttacCTCTGTTTCAAAAAAGGTTTCCAATCTGCGGGAATAATTCAAACTACACATTATTTCATTCTTAATTACccacaataataattaaaagaaaatttaaagttaatctCACATTTGATATATCCActtaaatatctaattaattataagataCTATACCatgacaatattttttaataattctttttacttCTTAACTAGAAGGAATATATACATGAAGAAGAGTGTAGGCATCTAGCTGCATGCATCAAAGACACCATTTTACAGTCATCATCACGTACATTTCTATTCCAATCTCATTCATATAGATTAATCAATAAGTAAGGAGGAGGGAATTCAAAGATCAAAGAGCTAGAGAGAGAAGCCCTGACAATGACATAAATACATTTAAGTTGTATCTAAGTATTGCTTAGACTACATGCATTCATTTTTGTACATTCGACTTAGTTGGGTCACTAAAGTTTAACTTGAGACAGGCAAATTttatgaagatttttttttatataggtGCACCCATCCCtttgacaataataatataaaacatgtttttttgtataaaacaaaaaagaaagaatgaataGGTTTGTGCATGTagcaactttttttaatagtattatatatatgtgtgagGTGCATTCATCTCTATACATATCATGCACATCATTCacaccaaaaaagaaaattaaatactaaaacaaataaaaaatttgttatgtgTCAAATTATGATTGAATAATTTAGTGAGATAAACAAAATATGTGTTATTAATGCACCtacataattttttactttttttatataataaaaagagatgTATGGATGAGATAAATTGCAATTAATCGTTATATCCTAATAAAAGGAATCTTTGTCTAGAAATGAAGGAGTATGAAAGTTACTCTCACCAAAAGAAATAGCTTATTGTCAAACTACATTTCTATAATGGAGTTTACATTAATGGAAGTCTTTAAgctttttactaaaaacaaCTCCATTTCTTATTAGAACAAATTAGGTTGTTCTCTTCTCTGCACATACTAAAATTATAGTTcagaaattaaaaaccaacttttttattaaaaaatccCACAAGACACGTTAATCATTATTGAAAGTTTTCTggttaattaaacaaaaaaaaaaaaaaaaaaaaaaaggatgcaGCTCATAAGCTATACACCGAAGTTCTTTCTATAATATAATACCATAACTATACTATCGCATAAGAGGATGAAGCTTACCTTCTATGTCCTAATAACTCACCTTTGGAATTATCTAATCAAACattagaaaatatagattttaaaaaacttaacctatatgataaattataattcgacaactaaaatataaaatgcaAATACATGACTACATGAATGTATTCTAAAATGAATGTACCCTAAatatctttctatttttcttgaatatttgattCTTGTACTTTCCCATTTTAGAATAAAGCCAAGCGGTATCgacaataattttttgaaaccacaattttatattttttttcttcttttccaaattataacaaaacttataaaattatagattgcaatctttttgtttaagagaaaacttttttttaaaaaaaaagagacacTTTATAtcaaaaacaaactttaatttttatgttagagaaacaaaaatataaataaatgaaagagatCTAGAAGCAAATATACGAACACAAGGCCTCCACtactattatattttagtacaacaaattcaaaagaatatttatatatcataCTAATTGAATTAGGTTCATGTTAATCGAGATCTAACatccataaatttaatatagtcAGAGAAGGGAAAGTCATTTTAGACctactaaaactaattaattatctttcaaatattctatCACGTGATAGAAAGGTTTTGATTTGTAATTCAAGGTTTGGAAAAAACtacacaaaaataattatctaaGTTTGGgtaaaatagttaaacatatatatatatatatatatataaattgttgACATGACAAGTGTCATTTGgataaatgatttttaattttaaccaaataattaaagaagcacattattaaataaatatataaatatggaagagatatatatatgcatggtGGAGTAGGTGACAGCATCTTCTTAACAAATCAGTGgagcaaaaaagaaagattaaaagGAAATTGTCACCCATAATCCCAGCTTCGAACTCTAATACACAATATTAGAACCCCCCatctgttttattttataataaagtcCAGCCTGTCATTCTACTttattgttacaaaattatttaacttatgtacaaaatttaatatttcctAGGCCACGTGAAAAAACGAATTGGCCATACTTAGAATTTTGTTGacgtttttattatttctctctctctctcttttttttttttaatgaaactAAGTAAGAATATAGTTAGGGTTATATGTGCATATTTTTTAGTCAAGCTCACTAGCAAAATAGAGTCTTGAACCAACTTGGTGTTTTCCCTAATATGTTCTTTTGATGCAAGTGATATCTAAGGCTTTAGATTACTTGTTTCTCAAGGTATAGACTATATATGTATGCATCATCTTAATGTGTTTTGATAAAAATGTCAAGGaattaaatgatatatatatatataaataaaagaggtATGTTCATTTgataatctaaaaaattaaaaacttttaaattgtaaaagcatttaaattaacaaacaaaactcTTACCCTTCTAAGTGagtgaattatttttttattctacatAGGTTGACATAGTTAAGCAATATAATTTACTCtattacattgtttttttttttttttatgatataatgAGAATTTAATTCCATTTCTCATGTCTGATATTATAATACCAaccataattattaatttaacattgtaattttctctaattgtaaagaatacaaattaattatcacaaaaagatttgaaaatttattgttgcaaaagaagttaaaaggagaaaacaccaaaagaaaaaatgaattgtttgCCCTACCTTTCAGATCACCATGAGTTAGCCCAATCAAGAAAGGTCAATTATTAATGAAGAGACTttgaaaactatataaaacCTTTTTCATCAATGTTTGGTTGCATTATATTGCTTGAAAGTGTATAAAGTATAGTGCTCTCCAACACATTTAGCTACAAATTTAATCTAttcatgtttatatatattattatttcatgacttttcttcttcttcttcttttttttcttttattaaaaagaaggaaaaactaaacccatttatttcattttataattttagttttctattttaaaaaggtaTCCTTATAAGTACTATTTACCATTCCTAGTTTCAAGTGATCAAGTCTTttataaagggaaaaaaaaaaaatttattgcatTAGATTTGTATTACAAACTTACATATTAACTAGAATtatgaaagtaaaagaatttatacgtgaaagttaatttaattatatatcatttaatacttatttattcttatttataggcttgaaacataaaagaaaggttaaataagtggaaatgaatatttatttgagaaaaaataatattgtaattcCTTAAACACTAAATCCTCTCTAAACCATATGGTCtgatgttattttaaattagtgaTTGACTCGTAAATGAAAgtataatatatcaatatttaacatataatCAAAAGTGAAGATTGTTATGAAATAGAtgtaaagaaatttgttttgaCTTTGATTTGGGATAGATTCAAAACAAGGTTAACCAGCTTCCACTGCTTTTCATCAATGGAGCATGAACTACTCCCACTTAggcaaaagataattatatcTTCTAGATATgccttttcttaattatatattatatctacacatatatatccttattttcaaaaaccaaccAAATCTATTGGTGTTGGATGAGACTCAAAAGCCATTGCTATTTGTTTCAACAGATCGTTATATTGtaatagaaattatattattaattagttttaagtatatatagtttttagttaaactaaattgttaacaattgttagatataaatttttgtaaatgattatatcttataatatatatataggtatattcaaatattgccaaatgaatcaaaatataataaatttttagacATGATCATTATATTGATAGGTTTTGTTTACCAATACACTTATAGACActaataaaaatctattaacatatatcatcgatagaatataaaaaaaaaatttatatatgttcataTTGTAAGTAATTTGAGGaagaattaatatattttatcatgtgtattatttatttaattatatgataagAACAATAATGTAATTAGGTGTTGACAATATTTCTCTATATCTAACTTATAGTAAAAGTGCTAAttaatctattattattatttcttccaTCTGGTCGTCGACACAATATTTCtcatttgtattatttattttatcatatgGAATGTTCAAATGTTAAGATTGAGCCAATTCAGTCAACGTTACCAAATAATAATGCCTACCAACTCCTATTATATTCGTGTATTCGTGTTAGGTGATTTGTGTtgtgttaataaaaaaattacaacatatgataaaaaaattaatacctatttttttcttcatatttaaatatgacaaataattagatatattatagaactattaacttttaaatttgctatttttgtaatttagaaaatgtattcATATAAgtcctattatcataattttatttttttgctacttttgaaaACGTTCGTGTTTAATAATtctataaacttttaattttatatttaatataacataaatctttgaaaatttaattttggagaagttgagagtTCCCCTTCGAAAAAACCAAGTAGacttatatttcatataagaTAGATCgactatttctttcttttttaattgattttaagatGGAACTCTATACTGTCAAATTTAACATGATATTAGAGTTCATTATTAAGTTAAtctctaaattcttttttacgtgtcaaataaatttctaattcttttcaaaacgTGTCACAAAGTAGGTTCAACTTTTATTAACTCTCCAAGTATAATCGTTAGACATTTTAGACTATTACATCCCCCAACATTTTGAATGAAGCAATAGATAAAAGGTCAttctaaaaatttagagagCTTTATTagctaaaagaaaaaaatgaattatatacgtcaaattgatttgataatcctttttatatttgtgtctAAGATCACCCTATATTTTTTGTGcactttaaataatttaagaggATAATGGACGGAAGATTATTCTAAAAACTTAGAGAGCTCTATTAgctaaaaccctaaaaaaaaaaacccaattatatattatcaaattgATTTCATAATcctttttatatgtttatatatgcattttaaataatttctaaCCACAACTTGTCTTGCTAtctaacttaaattttaagtagGTGGATACTATcctaaattgattgaaaaatacatagtttttcaaaaataatataaaaacaaaaaattatttactttggATGAAAAATTACtactaaaacataaaaattcaTTCAACAGTCAAtagtttgttcatttttttttacttttatttttacaatttttcttagtaattaataattaatgtacacaaaattatgtttagaatttgattgGATGCTTCCAATAATGCATAgcacaaatttaaatatttgatactaaaagttatgatttatcatttgatttaacattttataagCCAATAAACCGTAATATGTGTATAGGTGAATTTACGAAGTAATTAAAAAGGGTCCTTGTTCATTGGTGTACTTTATAGTAAAAACCATATTGATTAAACTTTATAACATGAAATCACATAAATGTGTAAAGACACACAACAAACAACTTCTAACATACAATTAATAACATTATAATTAACCAAATCTTATATAGTAATTATTCAACAAGCCCTCAAATATATAGTAACGTCTGATGAAACAAAAcacaattttgaaatcaagGCAGTCCACCTCCAAATCCACCACCTGCTCCTCCGCCAGCTCCGCCACCTAAAATGCCACCACCACCGCCGCCGCCAAACCCTCCGCCACCGCCACTCCCTAGACCTCCAATGCCAGATCCGAAACCCCCTCCACCTCCACTGCCGAAGCCCGAACCACCACCTAACccaccgccgccgccgccaccGAACCCTCCGCCACCGCCGAGCCCGCCTCCGTATCCAGGAAAGAACTGGAAAGGCAATGTCTTTTCACTCTCAATCTCTCCCCCATTTGTAATTACAAGTTTTCTGGGCTCTGAGGCCCAAATTAGTGCACACAGAACCACCAGCCAGAGATATTTGAAAGCCGAAGAacccataattttttttagaaaaagaataatttgttttgatgGGAATCAAGAGTTTTGAAATGTTGTATTTATAGAAGTTCATGAAGtgaaaaaaagggtaaaatgaGATGACATCAAGATATCATAAATTACCCGTGGCTGGGCAGTTTACTGATTCAGATCTCCCAATCTGCCTTTTAGTTGAGACTTCCCATGCATTCCTTGTTGGatgaactttaaaaaagaaaagaaaagaccaTGAGCAAATAATTCTCGAGGAATATGTTTGCACTTTTTCTTATGTTATTCCATCAATTTTCCAATTACATCATTAGAATTATTCTCCCACACAccaattaatttgattgaaacaAATATTCAGAAATTAGATGAAGCTTTTCTTGGTTGCATTTATGCTTTTTTGGTGCAGCATATGAAAACTTCAAATTGAGTTGTTGGAAGTtactttttccctttttttttctcatttagtAGATGAATGGAATTTATTCGTTGTGGGTGATGATGATCTCACCACCTACAACAGTAATATTTTGTGTTCCAGTTTGAAGATAATCTTGAGTTTTTAAGatgatttattattagaattttCCTCTGTTTAGGAACaactttcatatatttattttttcaaatcaatttgaataaAGAAATCCTTTCTCGGTATATTTgccattttcattatatatatatattggtcaTACAAGGTTGACTAGAGAGATACGAGGTCTAGGGACAAAGATAAGGGTCTAAGATGACAACCCAAAGCTAATGGAATCATCATCCGTCCATGCATATCCTTTGGAGATCGATCCAAATTACAAATAGATTTGTCAAAACCCATGAGAGAGTTTATACAGAGGATCCATAAGAGAGCTTAAAGGTAGTTGATTAGTGATATTATGGAAGTTCCATGTAGTATTACTTGCGTGTACCGTGGAGGACTCTTGTACTCTTGTAGTAGTATTACTGAAGTTTTAGTAGTGCTTAGTGATATCATGAAAGTCTTAGGATGTAATATCCAATGGTACTAATGGAAATTCATATAATAGTACTACGGAGGTCTTAACAGTACCTAAGTAGTACAATAGAACTTTTAATAGGGTCTAGCAGTACCACTAAACCTCTACACTAGGTCGGATGGTAGTGGTTCACATTCATAACAGATGATTTACGAATGAATGTGAGGACAGTAGCATCGATGAACAATTGACTGACTTCTTCGAGTAATGACAATATAGGATATAAAAAAAGCACATCATAAGATTTCAAaccattatatataaatatatataggcacacatgtatatatataattcatttctCTAAAATCCCTCCAAATCCTGTGGTTCAAACCAGAGAGtaaattttcttcatatagaaaacttttttttaacacatCAAAATTCTCTCTCCTGTATTTACTATGTATGTTTATTCCATTTCATTTAATCACTGCATCTTCCTAACAAATTTCCGATccattttcatctcttttgtTTAACTCAAAGTTTGTTTGAGCATTAGGCAAGTCATGCAAGTACTAAATAGAGCAAAATGTAAGCGGggataaatttgattcaaGAGCTCAAGTTGAGCTTTTTGAAgttatattcaaaacaaatgcTAATCTAACATCAGCTGAATCAATCATCATCTAGAATCATGTCACCCACTCGTGACAAAAATGGtaagattttgaaacttaaagtGGCCTCGTGTGACGTCCACTGGCCCTGCCGCAAAGAAGAGCATTTCGGGGGATTGGCAATTCATCTCTGAAAGAGGTTGATGAGGTATAAACCCTGAGATAGAACTGCTGTCCCAAGTACTGTCTTGCCCAACTTTCAGATCTCACATTCCACATTCCTACATTATCAAGTGCCATATAGATTGCTGTCCATGACTTTGGATATACCTGAAGttcataacaaaataaactatcATAAGGTCAAGTTTGGAGACACATATATAGACAGATCTCTAGCATTTCTAAGCGGGAATTACCTGAGTTGTGCAACGGGCAACCGTGTCTCTTAGATTGTATCGAGATCGGCTGGCAGGAGTCCATTGGCCTCCATCCATTCTGTAATCAAATCCAGCTTACATGTTAATGAGACTGAAACACTGATCTTTTGgttcattgaaaaaaacagGGAAAGAAGCCCTACCCAACAACGAAGAAAGAGTAGCCACTGATATGCCAAGACTGCACAGTGTTTTCCCAATTCTGAAACACGATCTCGATGTATTCTCGAAAATTAGAACCCATGACAGAGGTCTGGAGGTAGGCATTTCCCCAAGTGGGATTGGTGGGAATGTTGTTGAGATTGAAAACTCCAGGGATCTTGAAGTAGTCAGCCAATTTCAGTGGAGTGTCTGCTTGAACAAATGAGACGCTGTTGACAGCAAACCTCTGCTTACCATTAATAACGGGAGCTGAGTTTGCTAGTACTATTGTACGGCTCGTCTTGATTAGTCCGTAATGGTAGGAGCCTTGTGGATTGGGTCTAGGTCCACTTGCAGTTAAGTTCCATCTGATTGCAGAAGAGATTGAAACCATATTTTAACAAGCTATGACACAAAATCTTGCAAACAGGATTAACTTCAAAGTAACTGTTGCTTTCTCAAGTAATCCGGATATGTTTATAGACAACTTCCATGTTTTGCAAGTTTTTCCTCTTCATTTCGACATGAAAGATGAGATATTTCTTTCTGATCTTGAagttttccaaaattatattaccAGATTAAGGTAACTTAAATCgtcaataatatttcaaacaatACTAGACTAAAAACCAATTGAAATGCTAATAAGGAGTTGACGAAATACCGGATCGATCTAGCCTGCTGGAGAGACCACGCGATCTCAGTGGTCGGGCCACCTGGAACTGGACCAGAAACTTTCTGCCATGAATTGCTGTAGTGAAGTACAGCTGTCGTCGTGAGGATCGGAGAAGTGAATCGAGACGAAACAACAACATAGTAATCCTTAGGAGGCTGATTAGCAGTGACCAAGACAGAGTAGGATTGCCCCAAATGGATGTCAAGAGAGGAATACGTGTTCTGGAGGGTGTGAGATCCTTCGACCTCCACCAGTTTCATCAAATGGCCTTGAATTCTGAAGTTAATGGAAGCTGAAATGCCCACATTTGAAATTCTGAACCTATACGTCTTCcctgaaaaacaaatattaagcTTAACAAGTTTACTTTCTGTAACTAATAAAAGTTCTCATTGTGCACATCAGTGGAATTATGAACAGAGTTAGCAGCAAATACTGTCGTTCACCTGGATCAACATTGAATGTATATCCATTCCACCCTCGGCCGTTGATTAGAAGCCCGTCTGGAGATGGAATGTTTTTACCGCTATCCAGGACTTGTCTCATAATCTAAGAAAGAATGAGAAACCATCTATAACAGAATTTTACAGTGTAAGACAAATGGTAACACCATTGCCTCAGAGAATgaagaacaataaaaagaaagggaatCAAACAGGGACAAAATCCACatggaaattttttattagagCATAGAATGCTTACATAATGATTGGTCTTGTACCAGTCACCAGCTAGCACTGTGAAGTCACCTGCAGGAGGAGCAAAAGGAACAGGAATTCCGGGGCGGCTCCAAATTCTAATGCCTCCAAATGCTCCAGCTGCTTTGTGAAATGCTGTTGATGGGAAGTAGAAGTAACTGCCAATTTGGTCCTTTGCCTGTAGAGTATAAGTGAAGTTCCTCATTGGAGGAATAGCACAAGTAGTCCCATAAACTCCATCTTGCCATGAGTTCCTTCTCTGCTGTAATCCATTCCTGTAAAGTTAAATCGACAAGAAATGGTTACATCTCAATTTACTTCAAGGTTAGAATCTCATCCTAATACAATGTCAACGTTGTATCTTATACCCAAACATCTCAAATCACAATCAGATTCAATAggttaaattgttaaaaggGTTTTAGAGCACTTGATGGTGTTTAAATTTCAcaactaatttttgtttttgtttctgtttacTAAAAACGTATTACAATCGCTTTTTCCAACTTATTTTTCCTATTCTGTTCTTATGTTGAAAAATCCATAAAGTTGAAGGTACAAAAAGTGGAATAAATGTAGTGATTTCTTCACCTTACAA
This genomic interval carries:
- the LOC105434453 gene encoding glycine-rich protein DOT1 yields the protein MPQSSFKFLCFILLVLTQLSFGYGWGFDNEDSCRYWRGCGTFFGWPADKPGSGGGGGGGSGSGGGNSGDGVGFGHGEGYGAGFGVGGNGGGGGGGGGGGGGSGEGYGHGSGYGAGGGGVTGGGAAGGGGGGGGSGSGSGNGGNGFGQGMGFGAGFGLGGGGGGGGGGGGGGGGGNSVWGGEAYGHGSGFGGGGGAGAGGGGGGGGSGGGGTNGGNGYGSGFGGGIGSGSSGGGGGGGGGRSSTNGGSSKGDGSGFGGGVGNGAGGGGGGSGGGGGISSSNGGYGKGEGSGFGVGGGNTNNFGGGGKGGEGMGMGFGMGFGMGIGFGMGNSNSNNNGADDYKNDQTKAKTNGSQP
- the LOC101211381 gene encoding L-ascorbate oxidase homolog → MREYRVLCSLIILVLFAVNEVNADNPYRFFTWKVTYGDIYPLGVKQQGILINGQFPGPQIDAVTNDNLIINVYNYLKEPFLISWNGLQQRRNSWQDGVYGTTCAIPPMRNFTYTLQAKDQIGSYFYFPSTAFHKAAGAFGGIRIWSRPGIPVPFAPPAGDFTVLAGDWYKTNHYIMRQVLDSGKNIPSPDGLLINGRGWNGYTFNVDPGKTYRFRISNVGISASINFRIQGHLMKLVEVEGSHTLQNTYSSLDIHLGQSYSVLVTANQPPKDYYVVVSSRFTSPILTTTAVLHYSNSWQKVSGPVPGGPTTEIAWSLQQARSIRWNLTASGPRPNPQGSYHYGLIKTSRTIVLANSAPVINGKQRFAVNSVSFVQADTPLKLADYFKIPGVFNLNNIPTNPTWGNAYLQTSVMGSNFREYIEIVFQNWENTVQSWHISGYSFFVVGMDGGQWTPASRSRYNLRDTVARCTTQVYPKSWTAIYMALDNVGMWNVRSESWARQYLGQQFYLRVYTSSTSFRDELPIPRNALLCGRASGRHTRPL
- the LOC105434454 gene encoding glycine-rich cell wall structural protein, producing the protein MGSSAFKYLWLVVLCALIWASEPRKLVITNGGEIESEKTLPFQFFPGYGGGLGGGGGFGGGGGGGLGGGSGFGSGGGGGFGSGIGGLGSGGGGGFGGGGGGGILGGGAGGGAGGGFGGGLP